The Deinococcus sonorensis KR-87 DNA window GCAGATCAAGAGCATCTGCAGGAAACTGTACCGGCGGGCGAAAGTTCAGACTCAGGACGTCATCGGCATCGGCATCTGCCTGTCCGGCGTGATCGATGCCAGGAGCGGAACGGCGGTGAATGCCTATCTGCTCGGCTGGCAGGCGGTCCCGCTCGCGGACCTGGTGACGCGCGCGACCGGACTCCCCACCTGGATCGACAATGACCTGAATGCCTTCGCCGCCGCCGAGCGGCTGTTCGGGCACGGCAAACACGCGCAGAACTTCGTCACCATCGCCATCGGCCGGGGTGTCGGCGCGTCATTTATTGCCAACGGTGAGATCATCCGGGGCCGGGATGGGGGCGCCGGTGAATTCGGACACAACCTGATCATGCCCGGCGGCCGGGTGTGCGGGTGCGGCCGGCGCGGCTGTCTGGAGGCCTACACGTCCGAAGGCGCGATTCTGGCCCGCTTTGCTGAACAGTTTCCGGATCAGCGGGGAATCGACGTGGACGGACTTGTGGCCCTCGCGGATGCCGGCCACGACGGCGCGCGCGCGTTGCTGCAGGACGCCGGCACCGTGCTGGGCCTGCACCTGTCGTACCTGGTGAATGCCTTCAATCCCGAGCTCGTGATTTCGGGCGGTGAAGGGAGCCGTCTGGGGCCCTGGTTCTTCGATGCGCTGCGCCGCGCCTTGCGCGAGGCCGCCTTTGATGGCCTGGGGGCGGACCTGCCGGTTCTCGTGGTGCCCTGGCAGAATGATGCTTTTACGCCCTGGGCGCGGGGCGCGGCGAGTCTCGCCGTCCAGAGCGCCTTTGAGGCGGGTGCACTCGTGAAGACGCTGGCTGGACCGTCCGTGTCCTGACCTTGATTGATGAATAGCGGCGCGCGGTGAACGTCACCGCGCGCCGTTTCGTCAGGAGAAAACGGCCGGCTGGTGGCGATTGATGACCAAGAGGTTGTTTTACAAGGTGAGGCTTGACGGATCAAGATCGTGATGTTACTCTCACGTTACTTCACAAGACAAGAAAACCAACACGCCATCTTCGCTGGACACCCAGGAGCCGAATGACCAGAACTGCTGACCCAGAGCACCCATCTGGGCGGACATTCATGTGCCTTCTCAACCCCACCCGTTGATCCCGGCCCCCGCCTCTGGCCTCATTCAAGGAGCTGACCATGCCCACCCTCCGCACCACGACCCTCACCGCGCTGCTCGTCGCCACCACCTTCGCCGGAGCCCAGAGTAAAAAGGTGGTGTTCCTGTCTGGCCAGAACGAAGACGTCGGCTATACCCGCATCATCAGCGAACTGGCCCGCGAGTACCAGAAGCAGCACCCGAACGTCAGCTACGAATACCAGAACAACACCACTGACATGACCCAGAAGCTGCAGCTGCTGGCCGGCAGCAACAA harbors:
- a CDS encoding ROK family transcriptional regulator; its protein translation is MTSSKGDSSSLRAHNRRTILNHIRRQGPISRTQLVELTGLSSASVTGITSELIDDRLLTEKSIGEAGAQGGRRPIYLDIDWGVHYAVGLKLREDRIEAVLTDLSTRVLAHHSEDLLGQAPEQVVAQIKSICRKLYRRAKVQTQDVIGIGICLSGVIDARSGTAVNAYLLGWQAVPLADLVTRATGLPTWIDNDLNAFAAAERLFGHGKHAQNFVTIAIGRGVGASFIANGEIIRGRDGGAGEFGHNLIMPGGRVCGCGRRGCLEAYTSEGAILARFAEQFPDQRGIDVDGLVALADAGHDGARALLQDAGTVLGLHLSYLVNAFNPELVISGGEGSRLGPWFFDALRRALREAAFDGLGADLPVLVVPWQNDAFTPWARGAASLAVQSAFEAGALVKTLAGPSVS